In a single window of the Nicotiana tomentosiformis chromosome 8, ASM39032v3, whole genome shotgun sequence genome:
- the LOC104108187 gene encoding actin-depolymerizing factor 10-like encodes MANSASGIAVSDDCKLKFLELKAKRNHRYIVFKIEESVQQVVVEKVGGQAETHEDFANSLPPNECRYAVFDYDWTTNENVQKSRIFFVAWSPETARVRSKMLYASSKDRFRRELDGVQVELQATDPSEMSLDTFIGRVTH; translated from the exons ATG GCCAATTCGGCGTCGGGGATAGCAGTGAGCGATGACTGCAAGCTGAAATTCTTGGAATTGAAAGCAAAAAGGAACCACAGATACATAGTGTTCAAGATTGAGGAATCTGTGCAGCAAGTTGTGGTTGAAAAAGTAGGAGGACAGGCAGAGACACATGAAGATTTTGCTAACAGCTTGCCTCCCAATGAGTGCCGTTATGCTGTTTTTGACTATGACTGGACTACTAACGAAAACGTCCAGAAAAGCAGGATCTTTTTTGTTGCTTG GTCACCAGAGACAGCGAGGGTAAGAAGTAAGATGCTGTATGCAAGTTCAAAAGACAGATTCAGGAGAGAATTAGATGGTGTCCAGGTTGAGTTGCAAGCTACTGATCCAAGTGAGATGAGTTTGGACACATTCATTGGAAGAGTAACCCATTGA